A window of Procambarus clarkii isolate CNS0578487 chromosome 69, FALCON_Pclarkii_2.0, whole genome shotgun sequence contains these coding sequences:
- the LOC123772322 gene encoding cuticle protein AM1159: MKLILFACLVVLAAARPEQDAETTLDERDDSGDGNFNYKFETSNGIYEERTGTLGADGQSNINGVFRFTLPDGTVGEIRFIADENGYRPESPLIPTPHPLPAHAIEQIRFAEEQRAKGVTFEK, from the exons ATGAAGCTT ATACTCTTCGCTTGCCTGGTCGTTCTGGCTGCCGCTCGCCCTGAACAGGACGCCGAGACGACGCTAGACGAGAGAGACGACTCCGGTGACGGTAACTTCAACTACAAGTTCGAGACCAGCAACGGCATCTACGAGGAGAGGACTGGCACCCTTGGGGCTGATGGACAGAGCAACATAAATGGTGTCTTCAG GTTCACATTGCCTGACGGCACCGTAGGCGAGATCCGCTTCATCGCCGACGAGAATGGCTACCGACCCGAGTCTCCGCTGATCCCCACGCCCCATCCCCTCCCAGCTCACGCAATCGAGCAGATTCGCTTTGCTGAGGAGCAGCGCGCCAAGGGCGTCACCTTCGAAAAGTAA
- the LOC123772323 gene encoding cuticle protein AM1159-like, translating into MKLILFACLVVLAAARPEQDAETTLDERDDSGDGNFNYKFETSNGIYEERTGTLGADGQSNINGVFRFTLPDGTVGEIRFIADENGYRPESPLIPTPHPLPAHAIEQIRFAEEQRAKGVTFEK; encoded by the exons ATGAAGCTT ATACTCTTCGCTTGCCTGGTCGTTCTGGCCGCCGCTCGCCCTGAACAGGACGCGGAAACAACGCTAGACGAGAGAGACGACTCCGGCGACGGTAACTTCAACTACAAGTTCGAGACCAGCAACGGCATCTACGAGGAGAGGACTGGCACCCTTGGGGCTGATGGCCAGAGCAACATAAATGGCGTCTTCAG GTTCACATTGCCTGACGGCACCGTAGGCGAGATCCGTTTCATCGCTGACGAGAACGGCTACCGACCCGAGTCTCCACTGATCCCCACGCCCCACCCCCTCCCAGCCCACGCAATCGAACAGATTCGCTTTGCTGAGGAGCAGCGCGCTAAGGGCGTCACCTTCGAAAAGTAA
- the LOC123772321 gene encoding cuticle protein AMP1B — MKLILFACLVVLVAARPEQDAETTLDERDDSGDGNFNYKFETSNGIYEERTGSLGADGQSNIEGVFRFTLPDGTVGEIRFIADENGYQPLSNLLPTPHPLPAHAIEQIRFAEEQRAKGVIFEK, encoded by the exons ATGAAGCTT ATTCTCTTCGCTTGCCTGGTCGTTCTGGTCGCCGCTCGCCCTGAACAGGACGCTGAGACGACGTTGGACGAGAGAGACGACTCTGGCGATGGCAACTTCAACTACAAGTTTGAAACCAGCAACGGAATCTACGAGGAGAGGACTGGCTCCCTTGGGGCTGATGGCCAGAGCAATATAGAGGGCGTCTTCAG GTTCACATTGCCTGATGGCACCGTAGGCGAGATCCGATTCATCGCTGACGAGAACGGCTACCAACCCTTGTCCAACTTGTTGCCCACGCCCCACCCCCTCCCAGCCCACGCAATCGAACAGATCCGCTTCGCTGAAGAGCAACGCGCTAAGGGAGTCATCTTCGAAAAGTAA